One Ornithorhynchus anatinus isolate Pmale09 chromosome 2, mOrnAna1.pri.v4, whole genome shotgun sequence DNA segment encodes these proteins:
- the LOC114818238 gene encoding F-box/WD repeat-containing protein 7-like, with protein sequence MGLCRFGRCPGGSAGEAARLRGDGPGPGGAAAFPGAGRARAGAAASPRVGAGAWRKRPGGAGRELRLRGAAPGPGGAAAAAAAAGAAMAEPGGGKVDVNRAGVPELEAALRGVGRRRARAIVRKREELRGFGSLDDLLRVKGVTARILDLNRPRLLCGDPAPRPPPQVLSHQVRAEDRSGDGAEEPGAGAEGLGFGGLRRQRRQEERRQEEEEEEEEGAAGRGGSRGGEEPEGSEAGGAGRGDVYLYYSVDEGWMDYLDGSDTGGLVPPKMKRKLESGPAGRAPSPGKKLCKGPAYRRSPGPPTFGELRGGPHGPARRRLPPRAPPPQLQEWLHTFQAWSGPQQLVALDELLDRCEPAQVRHVMQLIQPQFQRDFISLLPKELALHVLSFLEPRDLLRAAQTCRCWRVLAEDNLLWREKCRDEGIEEPRSVRRGRLLSPGFMYSPWKLAFRRQHQIDSNWRSGDIPPPKVLKGHDDHVITCLQFCGNRIVSGSDDNTLKVWSAVTGECVQTLVGHTGGVWSSQMREKLVISGSTDRTLRVWDADSGACVHTLHGHTSTVRCLHLHGDRVVSGSRDATLRLWDVRTGRCLHVLSGHVAAVRCVQYDGRKVVSGAYDYTVRVWDPESESCLHTLQGHTNRVYSLQFDGVHIVSGSLDTSIRVWDVESGSCLHTLTGHQSLTSGMELREATLVSGNADSTVKIWDIRTGQCLQTLQGPHKHQSAVTCLQFSAKLVVTSSDDGTVKLWDLRTGDFVRDLVALESGGSGGVVWRIRASNTKLVCAVGSRNGTEETKLLVLDFDADVAK encoded by the exons ATGGGTCTTTGCCGTTTTGGACGGTGCCCTGGCGGAAGTGCCGGGGAGGCAGCGCGCCTGCGCGGtgacgggccggggcccggcggagCGGCGGCAtttccgggggcggggcgggcgcgcgCAGGCGCGGCGGCGTCTCCgagggtcggggcgggggcctGGCGGAagcggccgggcggggcggggcgggagctgCGCCTGCGCGGAGCGGCTCCGGGGCCcggcggagcggcggcggcggcggcggcggcgggggccgccaTGGCGGAGCCCGGCGGGGGGAAGGTGGACGTCAACCGGGCCGGAGTCCCGGAGCTGGAGGCGGCGCTGCGCGGCGTGGGCCGCAGGAGAGCCCGGGCCATCGTGCGGAAGCGAGAG gagCTGCGGGGCTTCGGCTCCCTCGACGACCTGCTGCGCGTCAAGGGCGTCACCGCCCGCATCCTGGACCTCAACCGGCCGCGCCTGCTGTGCGGGGACCCCgcgccccgacccccgccccag GTCCTGTCTCACCAGGTTCGTGCCGAGGACCGTAGCGGCGAcggagcggaggagccgggggccggagcgGAGGGGCTGGGCTTCGGGGGGCTCCGGCGACAGCGGCGGCAGGAGGAgcggcggcaggaggaggaggaggaggaggaggagggggccgccggcCGG gggggctccCGCGGCGGCGAGGAGCCCGAGGGGTcggaggccggcggggccggccggggcgatGTCTATCTCTACTACTCGGTGGACGAGGGCTGGATGGACTACCTGGACGGCTCCGACACCGGCGGCCTGGTGCCGCCCAAG ATGAAACGGAAGCTGGAGtcggggccggccgggcgggcgCCGTCGCCGGGGAAGAAGCTGTGCAAGGGCCCCGCCTACCGCAG GTCCCCGGGCCCCCCGACGTTCGGAGAGCTGCGCGGCGGCCCGcacggcccggcccgccggcgcCTCCCGCCCCGGGCTCCTCCGCCCCAGCTGCAGGAGTGGCTGCACACCTTccag GCCTGGAGCGGCCCGCAGCAGCTGGTGGCCCTGGACGAGCTCCTGGACAGGTGCGAGCCGGCCCAGGTGCGGCACGTCATGCAGCTGATCCAGCCCCAGTTCCAGCGCGACTTCATCTCCCTGCTGCCCAAGGAG CTGGCCCTGCACGTCCTGTCGTTCCTGGAGCCCCGGGACCTCCTGCGGGCCGCCCAGACCTGCCGCTGCTGGCGCGTCCTGGCCGAGGACAACCTGCTGTGGCGCGAGAAATGCCGGGATGAGG GGATCGAGGAGCCGCGCTCGGTGCGGCGCGGACGCCTGCTCAGCCCCGGCTTCATGTACAGCCCCTGGAAGCTGGCCTTCCGCCGGCAGCACCAGATCGACAGCAACTGGCGAAGCGGGGACATCCCCCCGCCCAAG gtGCTCAAAGGCCACGACGACCACGTCATCACCTGCCTGCAGTTCTGCGGGAACCGCATCGTCAGCGGCTCCGACGACAACACGCTCAAGGTGTGGTCGGCGGTGACCGGCGAG tGTGTGCAGACCCTGGTGGGGCACACGGGGGGCGTTTGGTCCTCCCAGATGCGGGAGAAGTTGGTGATCAGCGGGTCCACCGACCGGACGCTGCGCGTGTGGGACGCCGACAGCGGGGCCTGCGTGCACACGCTGCACGGCCACACCAGCACCGTGCGCTGCCTCCACTTGCACGGGGACCG GGTGGTGAGCGGTTCCCGGGACGCCACGCTGCGGCTGTGGGACGTGCGGACCGGGCGCTGCCTGCACGTGCTGAGCGGCCACGTGGCGGCCGTGCGCTGCGTCCAGTACGACGGGCGCAAGGTGGTCAGCGGCGCCTACGACTACACCGTCCGCGTGTGGGACCCCGAGAGCGAGAGCTGCCTGCACACCCTTCAGGGCCACACCAACCGCGTCTACTCCCTGCAG TTCGACGGCGTGCACATCGTCAGCGGCTCCCTGGACACGTCGATCCGGGTGTGGGACGTGGAGAGCGGCAGCTGCCTGCACACGCTCACCGGCCACCAGTCCCTGACCAGCGGCATGGAGCTGCGGGAGGCCACGCTCGTGTCGGGGAACGCCGACTCCACGGTCAAGATCTGGGACATCCGCACCGGCCAGTGTCTGCAGACCCTGCAGG ggcccCACAAACACCAGAGCGCCGTGACGTGTCTGCAGTTCAGCGCCAAGCTGGTGGTGACCAGTTCGGACGACGGGACGGTCAAGCTGTGGGACCTGCGCACGGGGGACTTCGTGCGGGACCTGGTGGCCCTGGAGagcgggggcagcgggggggTGGTGTGGCGCATCCGGGCCTCCAACACCAAACTGGTGTGCGCCGTGGGCAGCCGCAACGGCACCGAGGAGACCAAGCTGCTGGTGCTGGACTTCGACGCCGACGTCGCCAAGTGA
- the RRP8 gene encoding ribosomal RNA-processing protein 8 isoform X2 codes for MFAEPPWAHEARGLRDVVVPAPTHPPSSKPQKGRGQQKLLAVLQKLEAAALPRQLAPAWPCGSEGGDSDDSSGEEARGRKKKLKKRRSNPEAEAPDLHAKASPPPGTGKKRRRKQGAPAPVDEAPTPSLPAPGATGGQEPKEGEAGLQTPDRPLSRKQWRNRQKNKRRNKNKFQPSGKQPPPTDAASASGPAPETPPAPEEPGAEARSRADALRARMEERLEGARFRCLNEQLYTGPSSAARRLFRDDPDAFQIYHRGFQAQLRHWPLRPVEAIIRNLRRRPASLVVADFGCGDCQLASGIRNPVHCFDLAALDPRVVVCDMAKVPLEDASVDVAVFCLSLMGTNLRDFLEEANRVLKPGGLLKVAEVASRFEDVRAFLGALAQLGFKNISKTGPPQAKGRLPGLALRPCVYKRR; via the exons ATGTTTGCCGAGCCGCCGTGGGCCCACGAGGCCCGGGGTCTCCGGGACGTCGTCGTCCCCGCCCCGACACACCCGCCCTCCTCCAAG ccccaaaaggGCCGCGGACAGCAGAAGCTCCTGGCCGTGCTGCAGAAGCTGGAGGCCGCGGCCCTGCCCCGCCAGCTCGCCCCGGCCTGGCCCTGTGGCTCGGAAGGCGGCGACTCCGACGACTCCTccggggaggaggcccggggccgAAAGAAGAAACTCAAGAAGAGAAGGTCGAACCCGGAGGCCGAGGCCCCTGACCTCCACGCCAAGGCCAGCCCTCCCCCAGGGACCGGCAAGAAGCGGAGACGGAAACAAG GTGCCCCAGCCCCTGTGGACGAAGCCCCCACCCcaagcctccccgcccccggggccacaGGAGGCCAAGAGCCtaaggagggggaggccgggcttCAGACCCCCGACCGCCCGCTTAGCCGGAAGCAGTGGCGGAACCGTCAGAAGAACAAGAGGAGGAACAAGAACAAGTTCCAGCCCTCGGGGAAGCAGCCGCCGCCCACGGACGCCGCGTCCgcgtccggcccggcccccgagacccccccggcccccgaggagcccGGCGCGGAGGCCCGGTCCCGGGCGGACGCCCTGAGGGCCCGGATGGAGGAGCGGCTGGAAGGCGCCCGGTTCCGCTGCCTCAACGAGCAACTCTACACGGgccccagctccgccgcccgccgcctctTCCGGGACGACCCCGATGCCTTCCAGATCTACCACCGGGGCTTCCAGGCCCAGCTCCGGCACTGGCCCCTGCGGCCCGTGGAGGCCATCATCCGAAACCTGCGCCGGCG GCCCGCGTCCCTCGTGGTGGCCGACTTCGGCTGTGGCGATTGCCAGCTGGCCTCCGGCATCCGCAACCCCGTACACTGCTTCGACCTGGCGGCGCTGGACCCCCGCGTCGTCGTCTGTGACATGGCCAAG gtgCCCCTGGAGGATGCCTCGGTGGACGTCGCCGTCTTTTGCCTGTCGCTGATGGGAACCAATTTAagggacttcctggaggaggccaaCCGGGTGCTGAAGCCGGG GGGGCTGCTCAAAGTGGCCGAGGTGGCCAGTCGCTTTGAGGACGTGCGGGCTTTCCTGGGGGCCCTGGCCCAGCTCGGCTTCAAGAACATCTCCAAG ACGGGTCCCCCTCAGGCCAAGGGGCGGCTGCCGGGCCTGGCTCTGCGGCCCTGCGTCTACAAGCGGCGATAA
- the RRP8 gene encoding ribosomal RNA-processing protein 8 isoform X1, whose product MFAEPPWAHEARGLRDVVVPAPTHPPSSKPQKGRGQQKLLAVLQKLEAAALPRQLAPAWPCGSEGGDSDDSSGEEARGRKKKLKKRRSNPEAEAPDLHAKASPPPGTGKKRRRKQGAPAPVDEAPTPSLPAPGATGGQEPKEGEAGLQTPDRPLSRKQWRNRQKNKRRNKNKFQPSGKQPPPTDAASASGPAPETPPAPEEPGAEARSRADALRARMEERLEGARFRCLNEQLYTGPSSAARRLFRDDPDAFQIYHRGFQAQLRHWPLRPVEAIIRNLRRRPASLVVADFGCGDCQLASGIRNPVHCFDLAALDPRVVVCDMAKVPLEDASVDVAVFCLSLMGTNLRDFLEEANRVLKPGGLLKVAEVASRFEDVRAFLGALAQLGFKNISKDLSNSHFYLFDFRKTGPPQAKGRLPGLALRPCVYKRR is encoded by the exons ATGTTTGCCGAGCCGCCGTGGGCCCACGAGGCCCGGGGTCTCCGGGACGTCGTCGTCCCCGCCCCGACACACCCGCCCTCCTCCAAG ccccaaaaggGCCGCGGACAGCAGAAGCTCCTGGCCGTGCTGCAGAAGCTGGAGGCCGCGGCCCTGCCCCGCCAGCTCGCCCCGGCCTGGCCCTGTGGCTCGGAAGGCGGCGACTCCGACGACTCCTccggggaggaggcccggggccgAAAGAAGAAACTCAAGAAGAGAAGGTCGAACCCGGAGGCCGAGGCCCCTGACCTCCACGCCAAGGCCAGCCCTCCCCCAGGGACCGGCAAGAAGCGGAGACGGAAACAAG GTGCCCCAGCCCCTGTGGACGAAGCCCCCACCCcaagcctccccgcccccggggccacaGGAGGCCAAGAGCCtaaggagggggaggccgggcttCAGACCCCCGACCGCCCGCTTAGCCGGAAGCAGTGGCGGAACCGTCAGAAGAACAAGAGGAGGAACAAGAACAAGTTCCAGCCCTCGGGGAAGCAGCCGCCGCCCACGGACGCCGCGTCCgcgtccggcccggcccccgagacccccccggcccccgaggagcccGGCGCGGAGGCCCGGTCCCGGGCGGACGCCCTGAGGGCCCGGATGGAGGAGCGGCTGGAAGGCGCCCGGTTCCGCTGCCTCAACGAGCAACTCTACACGGgccccagctccgccgcccgccgcctctTCCGGGACGACCCCGATGCCTTCCAGATCTACCACCGGGGCTTCCAGGCCCAGCTCCGGCACTGGCCCCTGCGGCCCGTGGAGGCCATCATCCGAAACCTGCGCCGGCG GCCCGCGTCCCTCGTGGTGGCCGACTTCGGCTGTGGCGATTGCCAGCTGGCCTCCGGCATCCGCAACCCCGTACACTGCTTCGACCTGGCGGCGCTGGACCCCCGCGTCGTCGTCTGTGACATGGCCAAG gtgCCCCTGGAGGATGCCTCGGTGGACGTCGCCGTCTTTTGCCTGTCGCTGATGGGAACCAATTTAagggacttcctggaggaggccaaCCGGGTGCTGAAGCCGGG GGGGCTGCTCAAAGTGGCCGAGGTGGCCAGTCGCTTTGAGGACGTGCGGGCTTTCCTGGGGGCCCTGGCCCAGCTCGGCTTCAAGAACATCTCCAAG gACCTGAGCAACAGCCACTTCTACCTCTTTGATTTCCGCAAGACGGGTCCCCCTCAGGCCAAGGGGCGGCTGCCGGGCCTGGCTCTGCGGCCCTGCGTCTACAAGCGGCGATAA